One Aphidius gifuensis isolate YNYX2018 linkage group LG3, ASM1490517v1, whole genome shotgun sequence DNA window includes the following coding sequences:
- the LOC122851515 gene encoding probable RNA-binding protein 18 has protein sequence MSLDPNIPLPLEPIKSSAVEDRRLWVGNLDLRINEYQLLKILQQYGDIEKFDLLFHRSGPQAGQPRGYAFVTYTNVDAAISAKNILNNAKLGSKNVVLRWAHNVSESDMKKEKPKIEITALAGAKKEDVKISRQTTIQAIEAKLKLMEERQDDFDLNKPQFGITVSEPSQQSTSDCQKTSSNRYRYQYYRHYQNRPYSRSRPRR, from the exons atgtcg ctGGATCCAAATATACCTCTTCCACTTGAGCCAATAAAATCTAGTGCTGTTGAGGATAGAAGATTATGGGTAGGAAATTTGGATCTAAGAATTAATGA gTATCAACTATTAAAAATCCTTCAACAATATggtgatattgaaaaatttgatttgCTGTTTCATCGATCTGGACCACAAGCTGGTCAACCAAGAGGATATGCATTTGTGACGTATACAAATGTTGATGCTGCTATTAGtgctaaaaatatacttaacaATGCCAAATTAGGATCTAAAAATGTTGTACTTAGATGGGCTCACAATGTTTCAgag agtgatatgaaaaaagaaaagccaaaaattgaaattacagCTCTTGCTGGTGCTAAAAAAGAAGATGTTAAAAtaag tcGACAAACAACAATACAAGCTATTgaagcaaaattaaaattaatggaaGAACGACAAGATGATTTTGATTTAAACAAACCACAATTTGGCATAACAGTCTCTGAACCAAGCCAACAATCAACATCAGATTGTCAAAAAACATCGTCAAATAGATACCGTTATCAATATTATAGGCATTATCAAAACCGTCCTTATTCACGTTCAAGGCCAAGAAGATAA
- the LOC122851516 gene encoding probable 28S ribosomal protein S25, mitochondrial, with protein sequence MPFMIGKSPVRRTLQYLNAGRLVLKDSIEIFSLNYNTSGDHHEGARQFVFWNIPQVQYKNPKVQVVLHKNLTPTPFIKCYYKSGKKMLIDVDNKTNDEIINHLIDVIGKSKETLRKEAEAAVKKENPANIGNGCSKHCICEVPGQLPCPSIVPLPLHMRGKHFLNPDSEHYNKESKRMTK encoded by the exons atgccGTTTATGATAGGAAAATCTCCAGTAAGAAGAACacttcaatatttaaatgctGGAAGATTAGTTTTAAAAGACagtattgaaatattttcattgaattataaTACAAGTGGAGATCATCATGAAGGAgcaag ACAATTTGTCTTCTGGAATATTCCACaagtacaatataaaaatccaAAAGTTCAAGttgttttacataaaaatttgacaCCAACACCATTCATCAAGTGTTACtaca aaagtggaaaaaaaatgttaattgatgttgataataaaacaaatgatgaaataataaatcatcttATTGATGTTATTGGTAAATCAAAGGAGACACTTAGAAAAGAAGCTGAAGCAgctgttaaaaaagaaaatccaGCAAATATTGGTAATGGATGTAGTAAACATTGTATTTGTGAAGTACCTGGACAATTACCATGTCCAAGTATTGTTCCTTTGCCTCTTCATATGAGAGGAAAACATTTTCTTAATCCTGATTCTGAACATTACAATAAAGAATCAAAACGCatgactaaataa